The genomic window TCACATGTCCTCTGTGAAGAATGTCAAAAACTCCATTGGTGAAAACGATTCGTTTTCCTTTTACTCTGAGTCTTTGGGCCAGATTATCGAGTTTATCAATTTCGATAATCTTTTCGTTCACTCTATCCAGTCTGCTCATTGAGGCGATTTTTATTTAAGATGGGCATAAGAAACATGCATAATCCTCCTACCAAGACGATCATGATCGTTTGTGAAAACCAGAGAATCCATCCCAATGCAAATCCGCTTTCGGCAGAAATCCCATATAGCATAAGCGCTTGCATGATCCCTGCAGGAAAAGCTCCTATGCCACCGGGAATAATGACAATTGCAAAACTACCCAATACGAAACCGGCAAAAATTGCACTGATCCCTACGCTCGAAGTTTCTTCCAGTGCGAAGAAACAAACACCAAACATGGCAAGATACAGCCCCCAGATTGCAAGGGTTGCCAGCAGATACAACCAGCGCTTTTCCATTCTCACAATACTGCGCAAACCCTCCAGCAATTCGTTGATGAAGCTACGGATTTTACTAACCAAAGGGATGTGAGAGAATTTTTTGAGGAGGTAAAACCCTAATGCGATCAAAGCAATTACAGCTATGCCTCCGACAGATATAAGGGGCCACTCAAACTGATTTCTCGCAACACTGATTATTTCCAGTGCATATTTTTCTAAAAGCTCAAACTGAAGCAAAAGGGTAGTAAACGTGATGATCAGAAGTATAATGAAGTCAAGAGCCCGCTCGGATAGAATAGACCCAAAAGATTTTTGAAAAGGAACTCCTTCGTACTTAGTAAGGGCAGCAGCTCTGCTTACTTCACCTACCCTAGGAAGGGCCAGGTTGACCACGTATCCGATCATTACGGCCATAAAATTATTGGTCGTACTGGGAGAGTAGCCCATTGCCTCAAGCTGAAATTTCCATCGGTATCCTCTGATCCAATGGCTCAGTAGGCCCATAAAAAATGAAAGAAGGACCCAAAAATAATTGGCACTTTCGAAAGCTTTAAAAAGGTCGATTCTCTGGTCGGGGCTGAGTTGGTTGTAAATGTGCCACACCAAATAAATACCCAAACCAACAGGGATAATTATCTTAAGAAGCTGAA from Cryomorphaceae bacterium 1068 includes these protein-coding regions:
- a CDS encoding lysylphosphatidylglycerol synthase transmembrane domain-containing protein — protein: MFKAKAIQLLKIIIPVGLGIYLVWHIYNQLSPDQRIDLFKAFESANYFWVLLSFFMGLLSHWIRGYRWKFQLEAMGYSPSTTNNFMAVMIGYVVNLALPRVGEVSRAAALTKYEGVPFQKSFGSILSERALDFIILLIITFTTLLLQFELLEKYALEIISVARNQFEWPLISVGGIAVIALIALGFYLLKKFSHIPLVSKIRSFINELLEGLRSIVRMEKRWLYLLATLAIWGLYLAMFGVCFFALEETSSVGISAIFAGFVLGSFAIVIIPGGIGAFPAGIMQALMLYGISAESGFALGWILWFSQTIMIVLVGGLCMFLMPILNKNRLNEQTG